The genomic DNA TACATAAGTAAATAACAAGAAAGTTATTGGTTATAATAAGTTTTTCTTATCTTAAATTCAAATCAAAGAGCACACAATTTATTATACATATTTCCTCTCTAATTACTCAAAACTACTAGCATGGAGGTGATTCTCATGGCAAAAAGAAAGTCAAATCACGTTATACCAGGTATGAATGCTGCAAAATCTCAAGGCATTGGTGCTGGTTTTAATGAGGAGTTTTCAAATGAACCTCTATCTGCTGAGCAAAAACAAAACAATAAAAAACGTAAAAAGAACCAGTAAATTACAAAAGCGGAAGCGCCTCGTTCAGCCCCGACAAGCAAATGTTCTGTGGAAAAAGAAGTCTGCTCTTTGACTTTTTATGCCTCAGGTTATTTGACCTCGAGGGGCTAGGCGCTGGAGCTAGACGTAGCAAAGAAGAAACCCGCAAATTTGCGGGTTTTTTAGTCGTTATTTACTTCAGAGACGATAGACTGAAGATCATCCTGAAATTGTTGTAATTGATCTCGTTGACTATCCGAAGCTACTTCAAGAGCATTATTAATCTGTTGAACAGCTTCATTAACCTCATTTTTTA from Cytobacillus luteolus includes the following:
- the sspO gene encoding small acid-soluble spore protein O, producing MAKRKSNHVIPGMNAAKSQGIGAGFNEEFSNEPLSAEQKQNNKKRKKNQ